A genomic window from Cyprinus carpio isolate SPL01 chromosome B9, ASM1834038v1, whole genome shotgun sequence includes:
- the LOC109096355 gene encoding rho guanine nucleotide exchange factor 7-like isoform X5 produces the protein MNPAEQTVTWLITLGVLESPKKTISDPDGFLQSSLKDGVVLCRLLERLRPGTTDKIYQDPKNDSECLSNITEFLKGCAVFRVEPFEAGDLFQGHNFSRVLTTLVVLNKVTADIGIGSDSVCTRHSSAHRIKSFDSLASQSSLGRSSKLLHNQFRSLDMTENSNAQLVVKARFNFQQTNEDELSFSKGDIINVTRTEEGGWWEGSLNGKTGWFPSNYVREVKGSDRQVSPKSGTLKSPPKGFDTTSISKTYYNLVLQNILETETEYSKELQNLLTNYLRPLQMTEKLSPSDVSVILGNLEEISTFQQTLVQSLEDTTKLPELQQKVGGFFLNLMPQTRSLYVYYCSNHPSAVSILTDHSEELGEFMEGRGASIPGILTLTSGLSKPFMRLDKYPTLLKELERHMEEGHPDRTEIQKCMMAFKNLSAQCQEVRKRKELELQILAETIRLWEGEDIKTLGSVLYMSQAMVQNHGCEDKHERYLLLFPHVLLILSASPRMSGFIYQGKLPLSGMTVTPLEDSESHKNAFELSGSMFERLQVICYNKQDLQDWLEHLNRQTKHNTMAAPSMKPLTVPCHTLPSHPLTPSRHAESRGLTVAPAYHTLPHPSSHGAPHSTMMWGPLEPPKTQKPWSLSCLRPAPPLRPSAALCYKEDLSKSPKTMKKLLPKRKPERKPSDEEFALRKSTVALEEDAQILKVIEAYCTSAKTRQTLNSTWQGTDLMHNHVLDQSSVDSLGRRSSISRPETTSDLSEDSDYDSIWTAHSYRMGSVSRKSSYISHQN, from the exons ATGAATCCGGCGGAACAAACGGTTACTTGGCTCATTACACTCGGGGTTTTGGAATCACCAAAAAAGACCATTTCGGACCCCGATGGATTTCTGCAGTCTTCGCTAAAGGATGGGGTCGTCCTGTGCAGGTTGCTGGAGCGGCTGCGTCCAGGCACTACTGATAAA ATCTATCAAGATCCCAAGAACGACAGCGAGTGCTTGAGCAACATCACGGAGTTTCTCAAGGGCTGCGCGGTGTTTCGCGTCGAG ccTTTTGAGGCTGGTGACCTGTTTCAGGGCCACAACTTCAGCAGAGTCCTCACTACACTGGTTGTCCTCAATAAAGTTACTGCAG ATATTGGCATAGGCAGCGACTCTGTATGTACCCGTCACTCTTCTGCCCACCGGATCAAGTCCTTCGATTCACTGGCCTCCCAGTCCTCACTGGGCCGATCCTCTAAATTGCTCCATAACCAGTTCCGCAGCCTT gaCATGACGGAGAACAGTAACGCTCAGTTAGTGGTTAAAGCTCGCTTCAACTTCCAGCAGACCAATGAGGACGAGCTTTCTTTCAGTAAGGGTGACATCATCAACGTTACTCGCACGGAAGAAGGGGGTTGGTGGGAAGGATCCCTCAACGGCAAGACAGGCTGGTTTCCAAGTAATTATGTCAGAGAGGTTAAAGGGTCTG ACAGACAAGTGTCCCCTAAATCTGGAACTCTTAAAAGCCCTCCCAAAGGTTTTGATACCACATCTATCAGTAAAACCTACTACAACCTG GTGctacaaaacattttagaaactgAAACCGAGTATTCAAAGGAGCTCCAGAACCTTTTGACCAACTACCTGAGACCTCTGCAGATGACAGAAAA ACTCAGCCCCTCAGATGTAAGTGTCATTCTCGGGAACCTGGAGGAGATCAGCACTTTCCAGCAGACTCTGGTCCAGTCACTGGAGGACACTACCAA GCTTCCAGAGCTACAGCAGAAAGTGGGAGGGTTCTTCCTGAATCTCATGCCCCAGACGAGGTCTCTTTATGTGTACTACTGCTCCAACCACCCATCGGCAGTCAGTATCCTCACCGATCACAG TGAGGAGCTCGGGGAGTTCATGGAGGGGAGGGGTGCGTCGATACCAGGCATTCTCACGCTGACCTCTGGACTCAGCAAACCCTTCATGAGACTTGACAAATATCCCACATTACTTAAGGAACTGGAGAGACACATGgag GAGGGTCATCCAGACAGGACAGAAATTCAGAAGTGTATGATGGCTTTCAAGAATCTCTCT GCACAATGTCAGGAGGTGCGGAAGCGCAAGGAGCTCGAGCTTCAGATCCTGGCTGAGACGATTCGCCTGTGGGAGGGGGAAGACATTAAGACCCTGGGTTCAGTGCTGTATATGAGCCAGGCCATGGTCCAGAACCACGGCTGTGAG gataagcATGAACGTTATCTTCTGCTGTTTCCTCATGTTTTGCTCATCCTGTCTGCCAGTCCCAGGATGAGTGGCTTCATCTACCAG GGCAAGCTACCTTTAAGCGGGATGACGGTGACCCCATTAGAAGACTCTGAAAGTCATAAAAATGCTTTTGAGCTCTCAG GAAGCATGTTTGAGAGGCTTCAGGTGATCTGCTATAACAAACAGGATCTGCAGGACTGGCTCGAGCATCTGAACCGACAGACCAAGCACAACACCATGGCGGCTCCCAGCATGAAACCCCTCACTGTTCCCTGCCACACA CTCCCGTCTCACCCTCTGACGCCGTCCAGACATGCAGAAAGCCGGGGCCTGACAGTCGCTCCTGCCTACCACACTTTACCACACCCCTCCTCTCATGGGGCCCCTCACAGCACCATGATGTGGGGCCCCCTGGAGCCCCCCAAAACCCAGAAGCCCTGGAGCCTGAGCTGCTTGCGTCCAGCACCCCCACTCAGGCCCTCAGCTGCTCTCTGCTATAAAGAG GACCTCAGTAAAAGCCCCAAGACTATGAAAAAGCTGCTGCCCAAGAGGAAGCCAGAGAGGAAGCCGTCCGATGAGGAGTTTGCACTGAGGAAGA GTACTGTAGCTTTGGAGGAAGATGCTCAGATCCTGAAAGTAATCGAGGCCTACTGCACGAGTGCCAAAACCAGACAGACTCTGAACTCAA CATGGCAAGGCACTGATCTCATGCATAACCACGTTTTGGATCAATCCAGTGTGGACTCTCTGGGCCGCCGTAGCAGCATCTCAAGGCCCGAGACCACCTCGGACCTCTCAGAGGACTCTGACTATGACAGTATATGGACGGCCCACAGTTACAGGATGGGCTCTGTTTCCCGTAAGAGCTCCTACATCTCCCACCAAAATTAA